In one window of Nocardiopsis aegyptia DNA:
- a CDS encoding Rossmann-fold NAD(P)-binding domain-containing protein translates to MPLRSVAEVIGRHLDLPVVAVAPDDAGAHFGWPAPLLGTDGPASSALTRELLGWRPTHPGLLDDLDQGHYFEAAPVS, encoded by the coding sequence GTGCCACTGCGCTCTGTCGCCGAAGTGATCGGCCGGCACCTCGACCTGCCGGTGGTCGCCGTCGCCCCCGACGACGCGGGCGCACACTTCGGCTGGCCGGCGCCCCTCCTGGGGACCGACGGCCCGGCGTCGAGCGCGTTGACCCGCGAACTCCTCGGGTGGCGGCCGACGCATCCCGGGCTCCTCGACGACCTCGACCAGGGCCACTACTTCGAGGCCGCCCCGGTCTCGTGA
- a CDS encoding Crp/Fnr family transcriptional regulator, which produces MQGARADHADGSRVAPPRAGLGILESERLRWAEWAISCLDNRGTARPGHEELVALASCLESRSLQRGDLAFGEGGEDAAVWIVRSGRLELAVREQERSVILQILRAGGIDGDIQLLLGIPFTYRARALESSECLTLTADAFDGLLTEHPRIARLWMAGMAERLSLSYERIVGMLSRSLSQQSARLLLDESHAGVVEVPQQTLSEMLGVCRPSLNKVLKEFERLGLIRLRYGAVDILDHYGLAQRAD; this is translated from the coding sequence ATGCAGGGAGCACGCGCAGATCACGCCGACGGGTCCCGGGTCGCACCGCCCCGGGCCGGTCTCGGCATCCTGGAGTCGGAACGCCTCCGCTGGGCGGAGTGGGCCATCTCCTGCCTGGACAACCGGGGTACCGCGCGACCAGGGCACGAGGAACTCGTCGCCCTGGCGTCGTGCCTGGAATCCCGGTCCCTCCAACGCGGCGACCTCGCCTTCGGCGAGGGCGGCGAGGACGCGGCGGTGTGGATCGTTCGCTCGGGACGGCTCGAACTGGCCGTCAGGGAACAGGAGCGATCGGTGATCCTGCAGATCCTCCGGGCAGGGGGCATCGACGGTGACATCCAGTTGCTGTTGGGCATCCCCTTCACGTACCGCGCGCGGGCGCTGGAGAGTTCGGAGTGCCTGACCCTGACCGCGGACGCCTTCGACGGGCTGCTGACGGAGCACCCCAGGATCGCGAGACTGTGGATGGCGGGCATGGCCGAGCGCCTGTCGCTGTCCTACGAGCGCATCGTGGGCATGCTCAGCCGCTCGCTGAGTCAGCAGAGCGCGCGTCTCCTCCTGGACGAGTCCCACGCCGGAGTGGTCGAGGTTCCCCAGCAGACGCTGTCGGAGATGCTCGGGGTCTGTCGGCCCTCGCTGAACAAGGTGCTCAAGGAGTTCGAGAGGCTGGGGCTGATCCGGTTGCGCTACGGCGCCGTGGACATTCTCGACCACTACGGGCTCGCCCAGAGGGCCGACTGA
- a CDS encoding DUF1918 domain-containing protein gives MENIEMTFKQGDRVEFRSSRHDDEVRTGRIQAVRGKGNGAQFTITDDEDQQSVNVLSHQIQQKL, from the coding sequence ATGGAGAACATCGAAATGACGTTCAAGCAGGGCGACCGCGTGGAGTTCCGCAGCAGCCGTCACGACGACGAGGTCCGCACCGGCAGGATCCAGGCGGTGCGCGGCAAGGGCAACGGCGCGCAGTTCACGATCACCGACGATGAGGACCAGCAGTCCGTCAACGTCCTGAGCCACCAGATCCAGCAGAAGCTCTAG
- a CDS encoding helix-turn-helix domain-containing protein: MDAAARGQTIRRNRTRRGYSQAVLAGLVGRSESWLSQVERGILTVDSHDVLTRLADVLRLPLTELTGTDHHVPAPRYTAAVEIERAMMRYSEVSDGPVDLARLRAEAHRTHAAYQATRYGEVGRRLPRLIRDVETAAHRRGADRPAVCSVRAMVYNTTAAVLRRVGQKDLAWQAADRAMSAAEWADETLLSAVGAYRLAYVFVSRGRPAAAADLAMAAAAALERQMRPGTAEELSVYGGLHLAAATAAAAEFDKAAVPRLLRQAQRAADRLGRDMNLHGTAFGPTNVAIHTISTRAKVGDARAAVAAGEALDVDSLPAGLVGRRAQVCLDVARAYTQTRQDAAAVNTLLDAERIAPELVRHDPSTGRVLQELMRREHRPSTPELRPLAQRAGVA; the protein is encoded by the coding sequence GTGGACGCTGCCGCCAGGGGCCAGACCATCCGCCGCAACCGCACCCGCCGCGGTTACTCACAGGCCGTCCTCGCGGGGCTGGTCGGGCGTTCGGAGTCATGGCTCTCGCAGGTGGAGCGCGGCATCCTCACCGTCGACTCCCACGACGTCCTGACCCGGCTCGCCGACGTCCTCCGGCTGCCCCTCACCGAACTGACCGGCACCGACCACCACGTCCCCGCGCCCCGCTACACGGCGGCGGTGGAGATCGAGCGCGCGATGATGCGCTACTCCGAGGTGTCCGACGGCCCCGTCGACCTCGCGCGCCTGCGCGCCGAGGCCCACCGCACCCACGCCGCCTACCAGGCGACCCGCTACGGCGAGGTCGGCCGCCGGCTGCCCCGTCTGATCCGGGACGTCGAGACCGCCGCGCACCGGCGGGGCGCCGACCGCCCGGCGGTGTGCTCGGTGCGCGCGATGGTCTACAACACCACCGCGGCCGTGCTCCGCCGAGTGGGCCAGAAGGATCTCGCCTGGCAGGCGGCCGACCGGGCGATGTCCGCCGCCGAGTGGGCGGACGAGACCCTGCTCTCGGCGGTGGGGGCCTACCGGCTGGCGTACGTGTTCGTCTCCCGGGGCAGGCCCGCGGCCGCCGCCGACCTTGCCATGGCCGCCGCGGCCGCCCTGGAACGGCAGATGCGACCGGGGACCGCCGAGGAGCTGAGTGTGTACGGCGGCCTCCACCTGGCCGCGGCGACCGCCGCCGCGGCCGAGTTCGACAAGGCGGCGGTGCCCCGCCTGCTGCGCCAGGCACAGCGCGCGGCCGACCGCCTGGGCCGCGACATGAACCTGCACGGGACGGCGTTCGGACCGACCAACGTGGCCATCCACACCATCTCGACCCGTGCCAAGGTGGGCGACGCGCGCGCGGCGGTCGCCGCGGGGGAGGCGCTGGACGTGGACTCGCTCCCCGCGGGGCTGGTCGGTCGCCGGGCCCAGGTGTGCCTGGACGTGGCCCGCGCCTACACGCAGACGCGACAGGACGCCGCGGCGGTGAACACCCTGCTGGACGCCGAACGGATCGCCCCGGAGCTGGTCCGGCACGACCCGTCGACCGGGCGTGTGCTCCAGGAGCTGATGCGTCGCGAGCACCGGCCGTCCACACCGGAGCTGCGCCCGCTGGCCCAGCGCGCCGGTGTGGCCTGA
- a CDS encoding flavoprotein, translating to MAKTLYLVMSGAPAPEGLPALVRLLQADDWTVRCLSTPMGQSFHDADELAALTGEPVRAEYRRPGTGRPLPPADLVVACPLTFNSTNKFADGHADNFAIGLLCEMVGHAVPTVVVPHCKPQLASHPAFARSLDTLRSLPSVTILYDDQAPYESRMPTWERVLSTVRTL from the coding sequence ATGGCGAAAACCCTCTATCTCGTCATGTCCGGTGCGCCCGCTCCCGAGGGCCTTCCCGCGCTCGTCCGGCTGCTCCAGGCCGACGACTGGACCGTGCGGTGCCTGTCCACCCCCATGGGGCAGAGCTTCCACGACGCCGACGAGCTGGCGGCCCTGACCGGTGAACCGGTGCGCGCCGAGTACAGACGTCCAGGCACCGGCAGACCCTTACCCCCGGCGGACCTCGTGGTCGCCTGCCCGCTCACCTTCAACTCGACGAACAAGTTCGCCGACGGTCACGCCGACAACTTCGCGATCGGCCTGCTCTGCGAGATGGTCGGCCACGCGGTCCCCACCGTCGTGGTCCCCCACTGCAAACCCCAGCTCGCGAGCCACCCGGCCTTCGCGCGTTCCCTCGACACCCTCCGCTCCCTGCCCTCGGTCACGATCCTCTACGACGACCAGGCGCCCTACGAGTCCCGCATGCCCACGTGGGAGCGGGTCCTTTCCACCGTTCGCACCCTCTAG
- a CDS encoding GlxA family transcriptional regulator, whose translation MSTTGRLVVVVLFEDVDLLDVTGPPEVFSLVRREMGEAAGYEVVLAAATMDPVRTSAGVRILPDTTFEEVARRSVDSLIVPGAVEVDGLRRVRAVTDPSVVAWVKAIAGRTRRVASVCVGAHVLAEAGLLNGKRATTHWSTARQLAEEYPAVEVDADPVFVRDGAVWTGAGISACLDLSLALVADDFGEPTALRVARQLVMYLKRPGGQSQFSVPLEPVSTTRRVEELRLHIAHNITAPLTVADLAAVAHVSERQLTRIFKTELGMTPAAYVESARVEVARNRLESTDETLDRVATACGFGTTDTLVRAFRRTLNTTPTEYRNRFRNTAGA comes from the coding sequence ATGAGCACCACCGGGCGGCTCGTGGTCGTCGTCCTCTTCGAGGACGTCGACCTGCTCGACGTCACCGGACCGCCGGAGGTGTTCTCCCTCGTGCGGCGCGAGATGGGCGAGGCGGCGGGGTACGAGGTGGTGCTCGCCGCCGCGACCATGGACCCGGTCAGGACGTCGGCGGGTGTCCGGATCCTGCCCGACACCACGTTCGAGGAGGTCGCGCGCAGGAGCGTCGACAGCCTGATCGTGCCGGGCGCGGTCGAGGTCGACGGCCTGCGCCGGGTGCGCGCCGTCACCGACCCCTCGGTCGTCGCGTGGGTGAAGGCGATCGCGGGCCGGACCCGGCGCGTCGCGTCGGTCTGTGTGGGCGCCCACGTCCTCGCCGAGGCCGGACTGCTGAACGGCAAGCGCGCCACGACCCACTGGTCGACCGCGCGGCAGCTCGCCGAGGAGTACCCCGCGGTCGAGGTCGACGCCGACCCGGTGTTCGTCCGCGACGGCGCCGTGTGGACCGGCGCGGGCATCAGCGCGTGCCTGGACCTCTCCCTCGCCCTCGTGGCCGACGACTTCGGCGAGCCCACGGCGCTGCGCGTGGCCCGCCAGCTGGTGATGTACCTGAAGCGGCCGGGTGGGCAGAGCCAGTTCAGCGTCCCGCTCGAACCCGTCTCGACGACCCGGCGCGTCGAGGAGCTGCGTCTGCACATCGCGCACAACATCACCGCGCCGCTCACGGTCGCCGACCTCGCCGCCGTCGCGCACGTGAGCGAGCGGCAGTTGACCCGGATCTTCAAGACCGAGCTCGGTATGACGCCGGCCGCCTACGTCGAGTCGGCGCGGGTGGAGGTCGCCCGCAACCGACTGGAGTCCACGGACGAGACGCTCGACCGTGTCGCCACCGCCTGCGGCTTCGGCACGACCGACACCCTCGTCCGTGCGTTCCGCCGCACCCTGAACACGACCCCGACGGAGTACCGGAACCGATTCCGCAACACCGCGGGGGCGTGA
- a CDS encoding flavin-containing monooxygenase, with protein MSEAPVVVIGAGEAGLATVQAANRHGVRPLVLEAAGTAGGSWPHYYDSLTLFSPSPYASLPGRAMPGDGATYPHRDEVTAYLRDYADRLDADFRFGHKVTRVERDGDGFAVTTADGTRRSARALVAASGTFTRPHRPPLPGLDGFTGTVLHSSEYRVPEPFRGQRVVVVGAGNSGVEIAAELARVARVSLASRAPIGWVGQRPLGRDVHWWGAVTGVDSAPVGRLWERVRTPVIDDGRFRAAFATGNPDRRPLFTRLRGDRVEWADGTTERVDTVLLATGYRPALDFLDGIGALDAEGRPLHSGGVSTTVPALGYVGLEFQRSYSSASLRGVGRDAHRVVRGVLAGHTP; from the coding sequence ATGTCCGAGGCCCCCGTGGTCGTCATCGGTGCCGGAGAGGCAGGGTTGGCCACCGTCCAGGCCGCCAACCGCCACGGCGTCCGCCCGCTGGTCCTGGAGGCCGCCGGAACGGCCGGGGGCTCGTGGCCGCACTACTACGACAGCCTCACCCTGTTCTCGCCCTCCCCCTACGCCTCGCTTCCGGGCCGGGCGATGCCCGGCGACGGCGCGACCTACCCGCACCGGGACGAGGTCACCGCCTACCTGCGCGACTACGCCGACCGACTGGACGCCGACTTCCGCTTCGGACACAAGGTGACGCGCGTCGAACGCGACGGCGACGGGTTCGCGGTCACCACGGCCGACGGCACCCGGAGGAGCGCACGCGCGCTGGTCGCGGCCTCGGGGACCTTCACCCGTCCGCACCGGCCGCCGCTGCCGGGCCTGGACGGGTTCACCGGCACGGTGCTCCACTCGTCCGAATACCGGGTCCCCGAACCCTTCCGCGGGCAGCGCGTCGTGGTCGTGGGAGCCGGGAACTCGGGTGTGGAGATCGCCGCCGAACTGGCCAGGGTCGCCCGGGTGAGCCTCGCCAGCCGGGCCCCGATCGGCTGGGTGGGCCAGCGCCCCCTGGGCCGCGATGTCCACTGGTGGGGCGCCGTCACCGGCGTGGACTCAGCCCCCGTCGGCCGGCTCTGGGAGCGGGTGCGGACACCGGTCATCGACGACGGCCGCTTCCGCGCGGCGTTCGCCACCGGTAACCCTGACCGCCGACCGCTCTTCACCCGGCTGCGCGGAGACCGCGTGGAGTGGGCCGACGGGACCACGGAACGGGTGGACACCGTGCTGCTGGCCACCGGCTACCGGCCCGCGCTGGACTTCCTGGACGGCATCGGGGCCCTGGACGCCGAGGGCCGCCCCCTGCACTCCGGTGGGGTCTCCACCACCGTCCCGGCACTGGGCTACGTGGGCCTGGAGTTCCAGCGGAGCTACTCCTCGGCCAGCCTGCGCGGAGTCGGCCGCGACGCCCACCGCGTGGTGCGCGGTGTCCTCGCCGGACACACGCCCTGA
- a CDS encoding nucleoside triphosphate pyrophosphohydrolase family protein — MDVDRLTAEVEHVSRAYAARFGIERDADWFVLKLHEEMGELTQAFLALDGRGRAKGLDDRERSARFRAELADVFCHVLLLADHHGVDLTAEVRAKWLDRWGASQGSQRSAQGLSEGSVDGVQ; from the coding sequence GTGGACGTCGACCGCCTGACCGCCGAGGTGGAGCACGTGTCGCGCGCCTACGCGGCGCGCTTCGGCATCGAACGGGACGCCGACTGGTTCGTCCTCAAGCTCCACGAGGAGATGGGCGAGCTCACCCAGGCCTTCCTCGCCCTGGACGGCCGGGGGCGCGCCAAGGGGCTCGACGACCGGGAGCGGTCCGCGCGGTTCCGGGCGGAACTGGCGGACGTGTTCTGCCACGTGCTCCTGCTGGCCGACCACCACGGTGTCGACCTCACAGCCGAGGTGCGCGCCAAGTGGCTGGACCGCTGGGGCGCGTCCCAGGGTTCCCAGCGCTCGGCCCAGGGCTTGAGCGAGGGCTCAGTCGACGGCGTCCAGTAG